Proteins encoded by one window of Chondromyces crocatus:
- a CDS encoding tyrosine-type recombinase/integrase, translating into MTVRKRGGTWQIDVVLWRGGERVRLRKSVDVRTRNEAVILEQQERAKLQQYARQVGRPPLFTDFAKEFLETYAYTNNKPSEVETKESILRLHLSPFFGAQRLDSIGPQHVERFKANQLRAGLSPKTVNNQLTVLRKVFTVAKEWGRLHGLPPFKLLPVPEAEFDFLTFEEAERLLRGADPEWRPMVLLALRTGLRQGELLALRWDDIDLVSGLLKVRRAVARGIIGTPKNKKSREVPLSDEAIAVLRALPSRFAREFVFPADGGRLLTRNECKHPLRRACQRAELRRIGWHTLRHTFASHLVMRGVPIKAVQELLGHATIEMTMRYAHLSPDIRRDAVRLLDSRDSQARETSGQQHSA; encoded by the coding sequence ATGACCGTGCGCAAACGTGGTGGTACGTGGCAAATCGACGTCGTTCTTTGGCGTGGGGGTGAGCGGGTTCGTCTGCGGAAATCCGTCGACGTTCGCACCAGGAACGAGGCTGTTATCCTCGAGCAGCAGGAGCGTGCCAAGCTCCAGCAATACGCTCGGCAGGTCGGTCGGCCGCCTCTCTTCACCGATTTTGCTAAGGAGTTTCTTGAGACCTATGCCTACACCAATAACAAGCCCTCCGAGGTGGAGACAAAGGAATCAATTTTGCGCCTCCATTTGAGCCCGTTCTTTGGTGCTCAGCGCCTTGATTCCATCGGTCCTCAGCACGTCGAACGCTTCAAGGCCAACCAGCTCCGCGCAGGGCTCTCCCCCAAAACTGTCAATAACCAGCTTACGGTGCTTCGCAAAGTGTTTACAGTGGCCAAGGAGTGGGGTCGCCTTCACGGTCTGCCACCGTTCAAGTTGCTCCCCGTTCCTGAGGCGGAGTTCGATTTTCTCACTTTCGAGGAAGCGGAGCGCCTGCTCCGCGGGGCGGATCCCGAATGGCGGCCCATGGTCCTGCTCGCGCTCCGCACCGGTTTGCGGCAGGGCGAGCTGCTGGCGCTGCGCTGGGATGACATCGATCTTGTCTCTGGCCTGCTCAAGGTGCGTCGCGCGGTCGCCCGTGGGATCATCGGGACGCCAAAAAATAAGAAAAGCCGTGAGGTCCCGCTTTCGGACGAAGCGATCGCCGTCTTGCGGGCTCTCCCTTCTCGCTTTGCTAGGGAGTTCGTCTTCCCGGCGGACGGTGGCCGCCTTCTGACCCGTAATGAGTGCAAGCATCCTTTGCGCCGCGCCTGTCAGCGCGCCGAGCTACGTCGTATCGGCTGGCACACACTTCGACACACCTTCGCCTCGCATCTCGTCATGCGCGGCGTTCCTATCAAGGCGGTCCAGGAGCTGCTCGGCCACGCCACCATTGAAATGACCATGCGCTATGCCCACCTCTCCCCAGACATTCGGCGGGATGCCGTCCGGCTCCTTGACAGCCGGGATAGCCAGGCGCGCGAGACCAGCGGCCAGCAGCACAGCGCCTAG
- a CDS encoding helix-turn-helix domain-containing protein yields MNRTGVRQGYRSRPESSRTPEQHVGDAPDFWTVEEARLYLRLGRKTLYAMIREGTIPGVRHFGRALRLHRPTLIQWAVGAPDPR; encoded by the coding sequence ATGAATCGAACAGGGGTGCGACAAGGCTATCGCTCTCGACCCGAGTCATCCCGAACGCCAGAGCAGCATGTGGGAGATGCTCCGGACTTCTGGACGGTGGAGGAGGCGCGCCTCTACCTGCGGTTGGGTAGAAAGACACTCTACGCCATGATTCGTGAGGGGACGATTCCGGGTGTCCGTCACTTCGGACGGGCATTGCGCTTGCATCGCCCGACGCTGATTCAGTGGGCAGTAGGTGCCCCTGATCCTCGCTGA
- a CDS encoding helix-turn-helix domain-containing protein, producing the protein MMAKHTQDAASRDPKSLDSLADRLLHALELRNMTRLALEEEARLARGYASRILKGERLKLSPELMRRIADALRINYEWLATGRGNLDDPSSVPPPPSLSGTATQRSRALALEAALAYHQHKWSMPTVAAARAMVTLPDAEELQPPQWAEMLDEIEAALGRIQLKRRTA; encoded by the coding sequence ATGATGGCCAAGCACACACAGGACGCAGCGTCTCGGGATCCCAAATCACTCGACTCGCTCGCCGATCGACTGCTCCACGCGCTGGAACTGCGCAACATGACTCGGCTGGCGCTGGAGGAGGAGGCGCGCCTGGCGCGAGGCTACGCTTCCAGGATCCTCAAAGGGGAGCGGCTGAAACTGTCGCCCGAGCTGATGAGGCGCATCGCCGACGCCCTACGCATCAACTACGAATGGCTCGCGACGGGCCGCGGCAACCTCGATGACCCGTCCTCGGTCCCCCCTCCCCCATCGCTTTCGGGCACGGCTACGCAGCGCTCCCGGGCGCTCGCCCTGGAGGCGGCGCTCGCCTACCACCAGCACAAGTGGTCGATGCCCACGGTGGCAGCCGCAAGGGCGATGGTCACGCTACCTGATGCCGAGGAACTTCAGCCCCCCCAGTGGGCCGAGATGCTGGACGAGATCGAGGCCGCCCTCGGCAGGATCCAGCTCAAGCGGCGGACTGCGTAG
- a CDS encoding adenylosuccinate synthetase yields MLDSKVNVLLDAQWGSSGKGKFCLWLAERHGVTFASASNAPNAGHTIALQGERWVFKCLPSASLAPSVSTVLLTGASVFDAEQLRTESGWTRAEVLIHERAVVLQPRHREREQGAMSLLAIASTQQGSAAAAIDKMLREPNVIAATHWHELGRAHVTPATECRTALLRALEEGGTALHEVSQGYALSIDHGSQFPHCTSRNCTSARALDDLGVSPRLLGDVYLNVRPYPIRVGNIVKGSEVIGFSGGFYPDARETTWETVGRLAGMPEDEISKLHEAELTTVTRRLRRVCTFSRMGFVDACRANGATKIILNFAQYLDWSVYQQRGEVSIADLPERLRDFVCLLERLSGSPVVAIGTGPDHDDVLIPWRRNLS; encoded by the coding sequence ATGCTCGACAGCAAAGTGAATGTCCTCCTGGACGCCCAATGGGGCAGTTCCGGGAAGGGGAAGTTCTGTCTCTGGCTGGCCGAGCGCCACGGTGTGACCTTTGCCTCAGCGAGCAACGCGCCGAACGCTGGTCATACGATCGCGCTTCAGGGTGAGCGCTGGGTCTTCAAATGCCTTCCCAGCGCCTCGCTCGCTCCTTCCGTGAGTACGGTTCTGCTCACGGGAGCGAGTGTGTTTGACGCCGAGCAACTCAGGACCGAGAGTGGCTGGACGCGCGCCGAGGTGCTGATCCACGAGCGCGCCGTTGTGCTCCAGCCTCGTCACCGGGAGCGCGAGCAAGGGGCAATGAGCCTGCTCGCGATTGCCTCGACCCAGCAAGGCTCGGCCGCTGCGGCGATCGACAAGATGCTGCGAGAGCCGAACGTGATCGCCGCAACGCACTGGCACGAGCTCGGTCGAGCCCACGTGACCCCGGCGACCGAGTGCAGAACGGCCCTGCTCCGGGCGCTGGAGGAGGGCGGTACGGCGCTGCACGAGGTCTCCCAAGGGTACGCGCTGAGCATCGATCACGGCTCACAGTTTCCCCACTGCACGAGCCGAAATTGCACCTCGGCGCGCGCTCTCGACGACCTCGGGGTGAGCCCCCGGCTTCTGGGCGACGTCTACCTCAACGTCCGACCCTATCCCATTCGGGTAGGCAACATCGTCAAGGGCAGCGAGGTGATTGGCTTCTCCGGTGGTTTCTACCCTGACGCACGGGAAACCACCTGGGAAACAGTCGGCCGACTTGCCGGCATGCCAGAGGACGAGATCAGCAAGCTGCACGAGGCGGAACTCACCACGGTGACGCGGCGGCTCCGGCGGGTTTGCACGTTCAGTCGAATGGGCTTCGTCGACGCCTGCCGTGCGAATGGTGCAACCAAGATCATCCTCAACTTCGCGCAGTACCTCGACTGGAGCGTCTATCAGCAGCGCGGCGAGGTGAGCATCGCGGACTTGCCCGAGCGCCTCCGGGACTTTGTCTGCCTGCTTGAGCGCCTGTCCGGATCCCCCGTGGTCGCCATCGGGACCGGTCCCGACCACGACGACGTGCTTATCCCCTGGAGACGAAATCTCTCATGA
- a CDS encoding dUTP diphosphatase, with product MNSISQTELFADFTAIQHKAGETFRAKNAAYGCANIAESGEQGVFLRMSDKFARLRHESIPGESVEDALLDLMNYAAMLLLLRQGKWPGHKRDVDCPDLLDALQVREQLCGSLAMPQVEGDVGYDLRASEDVLLPARLGPPAYISTGIRIKAPEGVWTRIVGRSSTASRGVLVAEGIIDNGYTGELFVACFNLSGHPLAIKAGERIAQLVFCPIITPKLTYVEELPATGRGGRGFGSTGEAVGSSSEQGRSLAS from the coding sequence ATGAATTCCATATCCCAAACGGAGCTTTTCGCAGACTTCACCGCCATTCAGCACAAGGCAGGTGAGACCTTTCGCGCCAAAAATGCAGCATACGGTTGCGCGAATATTGCCGAGAGCGGGGAGCAAGGCGTCTTTCTTCGTATGAGTGACAAATTTGCTCGGCTCCGTCACGAGTCCATCCCGGGCGAGTCGGTTGAGGATGCGCTCCTCGATCTGATGAACTATGCCGCGATGCTGCTGCTTCTCCGGCAGGGCAAGTGGCCGGGCCACAAGCGCGACGTCGATTGCCCCGACCTACTCGACGCCCTTCAGGTACGCGAACAGTTGTGCGGCAGCCTCGCAATGCCCCAGGTCGAGGGCGACGTCGGCTACGATCTCCGCGCCTCAGAGGACGTTCTTCTGCCCGCCCGTCTGGGTCCTCCCGCTTATATCTCGACGGGCATCCGCATCAAGGCTCCCGAGGGAGTCTGGACGCGCATCGTGGGGCGCTCCAGCACGGCCAGCCGCGGCGTGCTTGTGGCCGAGGGCATCATCGATAACGGCTACACGGGAGAGCTGTTTGTTGCCTGCTTCAACCTCTCTGGTCACCCGCTCGCCATCAAGGCAGGGGAGCGGATCGCCCAGCTCGTGTTCTGCCCGATCATCACGCCGAAACTCACCTACGTGGAGGAGCTTCCGGCCACGGGCAGGGGAGGACGAGGCTTCGGCTCTACGGGCGAAGCCGTAGGGTCGTCGAGCGAGCAGGGCAGGAGCCTCGCCTCATGA
- a CDS encoding helix-turn-helix domain-containing protein, with protein sequence MMTQGQRQLLRLAHKFSEVRIARKCGVGQSTISMWISGRRKPNYESRKTLLELYDIPMAAWDLPLEDK encoded by the coding sequence ATGATGACGCAGGGACAGCGGCAACTGCTTCGCCTCGCGCACAAGTTTTCCGAGGTGCGCATCGCGCGAAAGTGTGGGGTCGGTCAGTCGACCATCAGCATGTGGATCTCGGGCAGGCGCAAGCCCAACTACGAAAGCAGAAAGACCCTGCTCGAACTCTACGACATCCCGATGGCTGCGTGGGACCTGCCCCTGGAGGACAAGTGA
- a CDS encoding AAA family ATPase, whose product MSFTEGQYLAEERAALQGETSPAPFHWIGTRTIFARLPPTRWLVPALQLCQGRPAMLAAYGSTGKTLAAQSLALAVSARRRVWSAFDCPAALTVRHVDHEQGRHATLKRYQRLALGMDLTPEDIDGRLQVSVYPSVYLNLADAEDAYAKACEGVDLVIIDALKGATPGVDENDSKIRHCIDTLSRVSDRTGTTFLIIHHSGKPKESHADARTVPRGSSAIFDACGSVLVMLGEKGKPKLVRHEKVAAEAEGGALEDFYLVIEDVCRGADPRAGVRVVHKTLGETEPSDSGAEAMAERFEALKRHILDVVRRHGSIASKNGICERVPGTRTTKLSAIQELLDERRLVEVNGSFRVTER is encoded by the coding sequence GTGAGCTTCACCGAAGGGCAGTACCTCGCGGAGGAGCGCGCGGCTCTGCAGGGCGAGACATCGCCCGCCCCCTTCCATTGGATCGGCACGCGTACGATCTTCGCGCGCCTCCCTCCTACCCGCTGGCTGGTGCCCGCCCTTCAGCTCTGCCAGGGCAGGCCGGCCATGCTCGCGGCCTACGGTTCGACGGGCAAGACGCTCGCGGCTCAATCCCTTGCGCTCGCAGTTTCTGCGCGGCGGCGCGTCTGGAGCGCGTTCGACTGCCCAGCCGCCCTCACCGTGCGCCACGTCGACCACGAACAGGGGCGGCACGCCACCCTCAAGCGCTACCAGCGGCTCGCTCTCGGCATGGATCTCACTCCCGAGGACATCGACGGACGCTTGCAGGTCTCTGTTTATCCTTCGGTCTATCTCAACCTTGCTGACGCCGAGGATGCCTACGCCAAAGCCTGTGAAGGGGTAGACCTCGTGATCATCGACGCGCTCAAGGGCGCCACGCCTGGTGTCGATGAGAACGATTCGAAGATCCGCCACTGCATCGACACGCTGAGCCGCGTCTCTGACAGGACGGGAACCACCTTCCTGATCATCCATCACTCGGGCAAACCGAAAGAGAGCCATGCCGATGCTCGCACGGTGCCGCGCGGCTCCAGCGCCATCTTCGACGCCTGCGGCTCAGTGCTCGTCATGCTCGGCGAGAAGGGAAAGCCAAAGCTGGTCCGACACGAGAAGGTCGCCGCGGAAGCCGAGGGAGGCGCGCTGGAGGACTTCTACCTCGTCATCGAGGATGTTTGTCGCGGCGCCGATCCGCGTGCGGGTGTCCGCGTCGTCCACAAAACGCTCGGAGAGACCGAGCCCAGCGACAGCGGTGCCGAAGCCATGGCCGAGCGGTTTGAGGCATTGAAACGGCACATTCTCGACGTCGTCCGCCGACACGGCAGCATCGCTAGTAAGAACGGCATCTGTGAGCGCGTACCAGGGACGCGAACCACGAAGCTCAGCGCCATCCAAGAACTGCTCGACGAGCGAAGGCTCGTGGAAGTGAACGGGAGCTTTCGCGTTACCGAGCGCTGA
- a CDS encoding nuclear transport factor 2 family protein, protein MGRNAEITRNFYNAYNRRDWEALSALLSPAVEWFHAARGELIRGREAVTALLRSSAEAFPGAQVELTSVHEAGATVVSEWIYVGETEKTAAPTAMACDVKQLRQGKLIRGATYGDTLQMLLELPSPATSPEPSRDAAPQSQAPLSAIIPAAPRAPSIRFRAA, encoded by the coding sequence ATGGGTCGAAACGCCGAGATCACCCGGAACTTCTACAACGCCTACAACCGTCGGGACTGGGAGGCGCTCTCCGCCCTCCTGTCCCCTGCCGTGGAGTGGTTCCACGCCGCACGGGGAGAGCTGATCCGGGGTCGAGAAGCCGTCACGGCACTGCTGCGAAGCTCCGCAGAGGCCTTTCCTGGAGCGCAGGTCGAGCTGACCAGCGTGCACGAGGCCGGAGCAACGGTGGTGAGTGAGTGGATCTACGTCGGCGAGACCGAAAAGACCGCGGCCCCCACGGCGATGGCGTGCGACGTGAAGCAGCTCCGGCAAGGGAAGCTCATCCGAGGAGCGACGTACGGAGATACGTTGCAGATGCTGCTGGAGCTCCCCTCCCCGGCGACTTCACCAGAGCCATCCCGGGACGCGGCACCTCAATCCCAGGCGCCTCTGTCCGCCATCATCCCCGCAGCGCCGAGAGCGCCATCGATCCGTTTCCGGGCGGCCTGA
- a CDS encoding GDSL-type esterase/lipase family protein has product MTAESAGPAPAREQEQGRNGLLSKATLALATLGLLVAIPYGIPRLERLRLLSPLPEGEGLVAVPTPAPMTSVGEAALQVETTEQAELQQPEEPEIPPAAAAVLPSSVTEEKPPRSIEDPGGHALDAFFKSLAATERKEAGSIARITYFGDSIVASDFVTATLRRKLQKRFGDAGHGFMLMANAWPGYFHNDVVRFAAPGWQVSRVVGPFAEDGLYGLGGVSFRSQGAGVFSRFSTTKEGAFGRAVSRFVLDYLEHPGGGRMAIKIDGAPREEVDTDGEAPRALLKVYEVPDGPHELEVRALGPNVRTFGVWMERDVPGVVLDAIGIQGCRIRFLDKSDDAHFAQQLQARAPALTVFQFGMNESEDGELYPLDQYEQTMKAVLDQVRAALPGSSCLLVGPMDRADRRGDVYRSRPVIPKLAAIQRKVAGEVGCGFWDTLTAMGGPGSMGVWAQRGLGGADLAHPSSAGAEVLGRWVYLALMEAYAGWQARAAE; this is encoded by the coding sequence GTGACCGCGGAGAGCGCCGGGCCTGCCCCGGCGCGAGAGCAGGAGCAGGGCAGGAACGGCCTGCTGTCCAAGGCGACGCTGGCGCTGGCGACGCTGGGGTTGCTGGTGGCGATTCCTTACGGGATCCCTCGCCTCGAGCGGCTGCGCTTGCTGTCGCCGCTGCCGGAGGGCGAAGGGCTGGTCGCGGTGCCGACACCAGCGCCGATGACGTCGGTGGGTGAAGCGGCGCTGCAGGTGGAGACCACCGAGCAGGCCGAGCTCCAGCAGCCCGAGGAGCCGGAGATTCCTCCGGCGGCGGCAGCGGTACTGCCTTCCAGCGTGACGGAGGAGAAGCCGCCGAGGTCGATCGAGGATCCGGGTGGCCACGCGCTGGATGCTTTCTTCAAGTCGCTGGCCGCGACCGAGCGAAAGGAAGCCGGATCCATCGCGCGCATCACCTACTTCGGCGACTCGATCGTCGCGAGCGACTTCGTCACGGCGACGCTCCGACGGAAGCTGCAGAAGCGGTTCGGCGATGCTGGCCACGGCTTCATGCTGATGGCGAACGCTTGGCCCGGGTACTTCCACAACGACGTGGTGCGCTTCGCCGCGCCAGGGTGGCAGGTGAGTCGCGTGGTCGGGCCCTTCGCGGAGGATGGCCTGTACGGGCTCGGCGGGGTCTCGTTCCGCTCGCAAGGTGCCGGCGTCTTCTCGCGGTTCTCGACGACGAAGGAGGGCGCGTTCGGCCGCGCCGTGTCGCGGTTCGTGCTCGATTACCTGGAACATCCGGGTGGCGGGCGCATGGCCATCAAGATCGACGGCGCTCCGCGGGAAGAGGTCGACACGGACGGGGAGGCGCCCCGGGCCTTGCTGAAGGTGTACGAGGTCCCCGATGGTCCGCACGAGCTGGAGGTGCGCGCGCTCGGGCCCAATGTGCGCACCTTCGGGGTGTGGATGGAGCGTGACGTGCCGGGTGTGGTGCTGGACGCGATCGGCATCCAGGGCTGCCGCATTCGGTTCCTCGACAAGAGCGACGACGCGCACTTCGCGCAGCAGCTGCAAGCACGGGCGCCTGCGCTCACGGTGTTCCAGTTCGGGATGAACGAGAGCGAAGACGGCGAGCTGTACCCGCTGGACCAGTACGAGCAGACGATGAAGGCGGTGCTGGATCAGGTGCGCGCTGCGCTGCCCGGTTCGTCCTGTTTGCTGGTGGGTCCGATGGATCGGGCCGATCGGCGCGGCGATGTGTACCGGAGCCGGCCGGTGATCCCGAAGCTCGCGGCGATCCAGCGCAAGGTCGCAGGCGAGGTGGGCTGCGGTTTCTGGGATACGCTCACCGCGATGGGTGGGCCGGGCTCGATGGGCGTGTGGGCACAACGAGGGCTGGGCGGGGCCGATCTGGCACATCCGTCGAGCGCGGGCGCCGAGGTGCTGGGGCGCTGGGTGTACCTGGCCTTGATGGAAGCCTACGCCGGCTGGCAAGCCAGAGCTGCCGAGTAA
- a CDS encoding FHA domain-containing protein — protein sequence MWKLTIEDDEGKQTTLPLAHDEYALGRDEANSIRLTDRNISRKHAVLSKNGQGWTVRDLDSYNGTFVNGVRVAGDQHLRHADLVQLGDYRLEVIDESLLAVPTPAPEGRGTTLSPLHTRPDRLVMIVGPTPGAEFALDGERLNIGRSEECSVSINHSSVSRLHAELLKIDKGRYEVIDQGSANGIRINGVELKRGLLEAGDALELGDVRLRFVGAGKIFRPVETSLLNPVVTPAGAHGAQSGLRGGGGTWKIAVALVLLVALGGAAIFAITHTPTDDGKQVEGAAATRPEDQERGLLQRAKEALDRGEYDKAHDLAQQIPEASVVRQDPLFREVENRWAQRNIERGQDGSLSTAQRYELLASVAGTPTVDANLRDRAIELMAVVVEQDPTLPPPPERMRPNQKRPPGGTATTTPTSKTAPNQSPTTTSKTQETAAAQVPELSGYAAQRRQLEPKVWGGRATIEEIKLLRAYCSHMEDKACRDRATAMLKQREAAGQ from the coding sequence ATGTGGAAGCTGACGATCGAGGACGACGAGGGAAAGCAAACGACGCTCCCTCTCGCCCACGATGAGTATGCGCTAGGCCGCGACGAGGCAAACTCGATCCGCCTCACGGATCGCAACATCTCGCGCAAGCACGCGGTCCTGTCGAAGAACGGCCAGGGATGGACGGTTCGCGACCTCGATAGCTACAACGGCACGTTCGTCAACGGTGTCCGCGTCGCCGGGGATCAGCACCTCCGCCACGCCGACCTGGTGCAGCTCGGTGACTACCGGCTGGAGGTGATCGACGAGTCGCTGCTGGCCGTGCCGACGCCGGCGCCGGAGGGTCGAGGGACGACGCTCTCGCCGCTGCACACGCGACCCGATCGGCTGGTGATGATCGTCGGGCCGACGCCAGGCGCCGAGTTCGCGCTGGATGGGGAGCGGCTGAACATCGGTCGCTCCGAGGAGTGCAGCGTCTCCATCAATCACAGCTCCGTCAGCCGGTTGCACGCCGAGCTGCTGAAGATCGACAAGGGCCGCTATGAGGTCATCGATCAGGGCAGCGCGAACGGGATCCGCATCAACGGCGTGGAGCTGAAGCGCGGTCTGCTGGAAGCAGGGGATGCGCTCGAGCTCGGAGACGTCCGGCTGCGCTTCGTGGGCGCAGGGAAGATCTTCCGGCCGGTCGAGACCTCCCTCTTGAACCCCGTGGTGACACCGGCGGGTGCGCACGGGGCGCAGTCGGGTCTGCGAGGCGGGGGCGGGACCTGGAAGATCGCCGTGGCGCTCGTGCTGCTGGTGGCGCTTGGCGGCGCCGCGATTTTCGCCATCACCCACACGCCGACCGACGACGGCAAGCAGGTGGAGGGCGCGGCCGCGACACGGCCCGAAGATCAAGAGCGGGGACTGCTGCAGCGAGCGAAAGAGGCGCTGGACCGAGGGGAGTACGACAAAGCCCACGACCTTGCGCAGCAGATCCCGGAGGCGTCCGTCGTGCGCCAGGATCCGCTGTTCCGCGAGGTGGAGAACCGCTGGGCGCAGCGCAACATCGAGCGGGGTCAGGATGGGAGCCTGTCCACCGCGCAGCGCTACGAGCTGCTCGCGAGCGTTGCCGGGACGCCGACGGTCGATGCGAACCTGAGGGACCGAGCCATCGAGCTGATGGCCGTCGTGGTGGAGCAGGATCCCACGTTGCCACCCCCGCCCGAGCGGATGCGCCCGAACCAGAAGCGACCGCCGGGTGGAACGGCCACCACGACGCCGACGTCGAAGACGGCGCCGAACCAGAGCCCGACCACGACGTCGAAGACGCAAGAGACGGCAGCGGCCCAGGTGCCGGAGTTGAGTGGCTACGCGGCGCAGCGGAGGCAGCTGGAGCCGAAGGTGTGGGGCGGCAGAGCGACCATCGAGGAGATCAAGCTGCTCCGCGCTTACTGCTCCCACATGGAAGACAAGGCGTGTCGTGATCGCGCCACGGCGATGCTGAAGCAGAGAGAGGCAGCCGGGCAGTGA
- a CDS encoding TIGR00266 family protein, whose amino-acid sequence MRQEIRHNPDFGVLQVTFDQPGEQIITESGAMVARDTAIDMKTNLQGGLGGALKRKLLGGESLFQNTFTATAPMQTMWVAPAPEGAVECVTLQPGMEIFLQSGAYLASTPGVTLDTKWQGAKGFFAGGFFLLRAYGQGLIWFSSYGALHTVDIGQAYRGYICDNTHLVGFTAGLQYQVRKLGGLKSLFLSGEGLVCEFQGQGRLWMQTRNPSALASFMHPFRRVEARGD is encoded by the coding sequence GTGCGGCAAGAGATCCGTCACAACCCTGACTTCGGCGTCCTTCAGGTGACGTTCGATCAACCCGGCGAGCAGATCATCACCGAGAGCGGCGCGATGGTCGCTCGCGACACGGCGATCGACATGAAGACCAACCTGCAAGGTGGTCTCGGTGGTGCGCTGAAGCGGAAGCTGCTCGGCGGCGAGAGCTTGTTCCAGAACACGTTCACGGCCACGGCGCCGATGCAGACGATGTGGGTCGCGCCAGCCCCCGAAGGGGCGGTCGAGTGCGTGACGCTGCAGCCGGGGATGGAGATCTTCCTGCAGTCCGGCGCTTACCTGGCCTCGACGCCCGGCGTGACGCTCGACACGAAGTGGCAAGGCGCGAAGGGGTTCTTCGCGGGCGGGTTCTTCCTGCTGCGAGCTTACGGGCAGGGGCTGATCTGGTTCTCGTCGTACGGTGCGCTGCACACGGTCGACATCGGCCAGGCGTACCGCGGGTACATCTGCGACAACACGCACCTGGTCGGGTTCACGGCCGGGTTGCAGTACCAGGTCCGCAAGCTGGGCGGCTTGAAGAGCCTCTTCCTCTCCGGCGAGGGGCTCGTCTGCGAGTTCCAGGGGCAGGGGCGCCTCTGGATGCAGACGCGAAATCCGAGCGCGCTCGCGTCGTTCATGCATCCTTTCCGCCGGGTCGAGGCCCGCGGCGACTGA
- a CDS encoding TIGR00266 family protein gives MQVNLLYRPSQALAQCWLAPGESVLAESGAMVGMSTNVAMQTQSGGIMSGLKRMFGGESFFRNTFTSQGGNGEVLFATPLCGDMLVLDAGHRQYCLQSSAYVASSQGVDVRTRAGGMKGFFSGAGLFILETQGQGQVVIGAFGALEEVRVDGSFVIDTGHLAAWDSSLQYRVGKSGAGWIASWLSGEGLVCTFEGQGSVWLQSRNASEYGAVIGAMLPPRK, from the coding sequence ATGCAGGTCAACCTTCTTTATCGACCTTCCCAGGCCCTCGCGCAGTGCTGGCTCGCCCCGGGCGAGAGCGTGCTCGCCGAGAGCGGCGCCATGGTGGGGATGTCCACCAACGTGGCGATGCAGACGCAGTCCGGCGGCATCATGTCGGGCTTGAAGCGGATGTTCGGCGGTGAGTCGTTCTTCCGGAACACGTTCACGTCCCAGGGTGGCAACGGCGAGGTGCTGTTCGCGACGCCGCTCTGTGGCGACATGCTGGTGCTGGACGCCGGTCACCGGCAGTACTGCTTGCAGAGCAGCGCTTACGTCGCGTCGAGCCAGGGCGTCGACGTGCGAACGCGCGCGGGCGGCATGAAGGGGTTCTTCTCCGGGGCCGGCCTGTTCATCCTGGAGACGCAGGGGCAGGGGCAGGTCGTCATCGGCGCGTTCGGCGCGCTCGAGGAGGTCCGCGTGGACGGGTCGTTCGTGATCGACACGGGCCACCTGGCAGCCTGGGACTCCAGCCTTCAGTACCGGGTCGGGAAGAGCGGCGCAGGCTGGATCGCCTCGTGGCTGTCGGGCGAGGGCCTCGTCTGCACCTTCGAGGGACAAGGCAGCGTCTGGCTCCAGTCGCGCAACGCATCCGAGTACGGCGCCGTCATCGGCGCCATGCTTCCCCCGCGAAAGTAG
- a CDS encoding TIGR00266 family protein gives MQHIVKYGPSFSMLQLQLNPGEVIIAEAGSMVARSTSLQMDVKLNAGRNAGFFGKLKAIFIALIRKVIGGETFFVNHFSSPQGGWVWLAPSLSGNVRHIPLQGQAMLFSAGSYLASAGDVDLKMRWGGLRAILSKEGAFFVEASGQGDLWVTSYGAIDEVYCNGTYIVDNGHIVGFDSTLDFKIRSAGGGLMGFVASGEGLVCEFQGQGRILIQSRNTSSLVSWLTPMLPP, from the coding sequence ATGCAGCATATTGTCAAGTACGGTCCCTCGTTCTCGATGCTTCAGCTCCAGCTCAACCCGGGCGAGGTGATCATCGCCGAGGCTGGCTCCATGGTCGCGCGCTCCACGAGCCTCCAGATGGACGTGAAGCTCAACGCGGGGCGAAACGCGGGTTTCTTCGGGAAGCTGAAGGCGATCTTCATCGCGCTCATCCGGAAGGTGATCGGAGGAGAGACCTTCTTCGTCAACCACTTCTCGTCGCCGCAAGGTGGCTGGGTGTGGCTGGCGCCATCCCTGAGCGGCAACGTCCGGCATATCCCGCTGCAGGGGCAGGCGATGCTGTTCAGCGCGGGTTCGTACCTCGCGAGCGCTGGCGACGTGGACCTGAAGATGCGCTGGGGCGGCTTGCGGGCGATCCTGTCGAAGGAGGGCGCCTTCTTCGTGGAGGCCTCCGGCCAGGGGGATCTGTGGGTGACGAGCTACGGCGCGATCGATGAGGTGTACTGCAACGGCACGTACATCGTGGACAACGGCCACATCGTCGGCTTCGACTCGACGCTGGACTTCAAGATCCGGAGCGCGGGCGGGGGGCTGATGGGCTTCGTGGCCTCGGGTGAGGGTCTCGTCTGCGAGTTCCAGGGCCAGGGGCGGATCCTGATCCAGTCGCGCAACACGAGCTCCCTGGTGAGCTGGTTGACGCCCATGCTGCCGCCCTGA